Proteins co-encoded in one Apium graveolens cultivar Ventura unplaced genomic scaffold, ASM990537v1 ctg6435, whole genome shotgun sequence genomic window:
- the LOC141703284 gene encoding F-box protein PP2-B15-like, whose protein sequence is MELELELGLINSEPNWNFLRAEFEFSEEVAVLDKGRCLDIRGKMKIGMLSPHTTYETYLVFKIYEDASGLDSANTSIRFVNEREEVPDDEASTVYPDPRTFAHNIEQRNGELSRWRKDEWMEIKTGEFETGTRDDDDEVETRFMSTDTNVLKTGLIVQGIEFRPKQPMAVV, encoded by the exons ATGGAGCTGGAGCTCGAGCTCGGCTTGATTAATTCTGAGCCGAATTGGAATTTTTTACGAGCCGAGTTCGA ATTTTCAGAGGAGGTTGCTGTACTTGACAAAGGGCGGTGTCTTGATATTCGTGGCAAAATGAAAATTGGAATGTTGTCTCCTCACACCACTTATGAAACATATCTTGTCTTTAAAATATATGAGGATGCCTCCGGACTTGATTCAGCAAACACATCCATTAGATTTGTTAATGAAAGAGAGGAGGTGCCTGATGATGAAGCTAGCACAGTTTATCCTGATCCAAGAACATTTGCACACAATATTGAGCAACGAAATGGAGAGCTTAGTCGGTGGAGGAAGGACGAATGGATGGAGATTAAGACAGGAGAGTTTGAGACTGGTACAagagatgatgatgatgaggtgGAGACCCGATTTATGTCAACTGATACAAATGTACTCAAGACTGGCCTTATCGTACAAGGTATCGAGTTTAGGCCTAAACAACCCATGGCCGTTGTTTAA